One segment of Pyricularia oryzae 70-15 chromosome 3, whole genome shotgun sequence DNA contains the following:
- a CDS encoding vacuolar protein sorting-associated protein 4, which yields MPTSWITHSNNGINKITSAVKFDEAGKYQQAFENYMSGCDDLMLAVKKNDAPEETRVALRRKMAEYLLRAEKLDAHLKAEKSKKEATNGESNGAIASNGQDDDSKKLRNALEGVVLQERPNVKWEDVAGLEGAKESLKEAVLLPIKFPHFFSGKRKPWKGILLYGPPGTGKSFLAKAVATEAKSTFFSVSSSDLVSKWMGESERLVKQLFAMARENKPSIIFIDEVDALCGARGEGESEASRRIKTEMLVQMDGVGKDSEGVLVLGATNIPWQLDSAIRRRFQRRVHISLPDVAARTTMFKLAVGDTPSSLTNEDYRELAKMAEGYSGSDISNVVNDALMQPVRKMQMATHFKKIIHEGAEKYTACSPGDPAAVEMTLWQLEGKDLVEPLVTKKDMERAINSTRPTVSQDDLKKNAEWTEEFGSEGA from the exons ATGCCGACGTCTTGGATCACACATTCCAATAATGGAATCAACAAAATCACGTCGGCTGTGAAGTTCGACGAGGCGGGCAAATATCAGCAAGCATTCGAAAACTACATGAGCGGGTGCGACGACCTCATGCTGGCAGTTAAGAAAAATGACGCCCCCGAAGAAACCCGTGTTGCGTTGCGTCGAAAGATGGCCGAATACCTGCTGCGCGCCGAGAAACTGGACGCGCATCTCAAGGCCGAGAAGTCCAAGAAGGAAGCCACCAATGGAGAATCCAACGGCGCCATCGCAAGCAATGGACAGGACGACGACAGTAAGAAATTGCGGAATGCGCTAGAGGGCGTCGTTCTCCAGGAAAGGCCAAACGTGAAATGGGAGGACGTGGCGGGTCTCGAGGGAGCCAAGGAATCATTGAAGGAGGCGGTGCTTCTGCCCATCAAGTTTCCCCATTTCTTTTCTGGCAAGAGGAAGCCGTGGAAGGGTATTCTCCTTTATGGACCGCCGGGTACTGGCAAGAGTTTTCTGGCAAAGGCGGTTGCCACCGAGGCCAAGAGCACGTTCTTCAGCGTCAGCAGTTCGGATCTGGTGAGCAAATGGATGGGAGAGAGTGAAAG ATTAGTCAAACAGCTCTTCGCCATGGCGCGCGAGAACAAACCATCCATCATATTCATCGACGAGGTCGACGCCCTCTGCGGAGCCCGTGGCGAGGGCGAGTCGGAAGCGAGCAGGCGAATCAAGACCGAGATGCTGGTGCAGATGGACGGTGTCGGCAAGGACAGTGAGGGCGTCCTCGTCCTAGGAGCGACAAACATACCTTGGCAGCTTGACTCGGCCATCCGCCGACGTTTCCAGCGTCGTGTTCACATCAGCCTCCCCGACGTCGCGGCGAGGACAACCATGTTCAAACTCGCCGTCGGCGACACGCCCTCGAGCCTGACCAACGAAGACTACCGAGAGCTCGCCAAGATGGCTGAGGGGTACTCTGGCAGTGATATTTCCAACGTGGTAAATGACGCATTGATGCAGCCTGTGAGGAAGATGCAGATGGCGACACATTTCAAAAAG ATCATACATGAAGGCGCGGAAAAATACACCGCCTGCTCACCAGGTGATCCAGCGGCGGTAGAAATGACCCTTTGGCAGTTGGAGGGCAAGGACTTGGTCGAGCCCCTGGTCACGAAAAAGGACATGGAGAGAGCCATCAACTCGACGCGACCTACGGTTTCCCAGGACGACCTGAAGAAGAATGCAGAGTGGACAGAGGAGTTTGGCAGCGAAGGTGCATGA